The proteins below come from a single Kiloniellales bacterium genomic window:
- a CDS encoding DUF3775 domain-containing protein, whose translation MNIGIAPDKVFFVIVRSREFDAQIDVGEEEPEANAVDEEEVDELVQDYGDDPTYDEVTEFIAALNEEEQINLVALTWLGRGDFTVEEWDQALQEARNARSDHTASYLLGIPLLSDYLEEGLTQHGYALEDMESERL comes from the coding sequence GTGAACATCGGGATTGCCCCGGACAAGGTCTTCTTCGTCATCGTCAGATCGCGCGAGTTCGACGCCCAGATCGATGTCGGAGAAGAAGAACCGGAAGCCAACGCCGTCGATGAAGAAGAGGTGGACGAGCTGGTGCAGGACTACGGCGACGATCCGACCTATGACGAGGTCACGGAGTTCATCGCCGCCCTCAACGAGGAGGAGCAGATCAACCTCGTTGCCCTGACCTGGCTCGGCCGTGGCGACTTCACCGTCGAGGAGTGGGACCAGGCGCTGCAGGAGGCCCGCAACGCCCGCAGCGATCACACCGCGAGCTACCTCCTCGGCATACCGCTGCTCAGCGACTACCTCGAGGAGGGCCTGACGCAGCACGGCTACGCCCTCGAGGACATGGAGTCTGAGCGGCTCTGA
- a CDS encoding universal stress protein — MFKTILVPVDGSDHATKAADLATDLARTYGAKLVLLHVTLQGEAPAQLRRLAEIEHFVEAAEVERPSVANLPAGLGAALRNQQESQQSQAIYQALGQQILDIAERAAKAGSVADVETRMVSGDPTDQIIKAAAETGADLVVMGSRGLGDLKGLLLGSVSHKVASLAACTCITVK, encoded by the coding sequence ATGTTCAAGACGATTCTCGTGCCGGTCGACGGCTCGGACCACGCGACCAAGGCGGCGGACTTGGCCACCGACCTGGCCCGGACCTACGGCGCCAAGCTGGTTCTTTTGCATGTCACGCTGCAAGGTGAGGCGCCGGCGCAGCTGCGCCGCCTGGCCGAGATCGAGCACTTCGTGGAAGCCGCAGAGGTCGAGCGGCCGTCGGTCGCAAACCTGCCGGCCGGTCTGGGCGCCGCCCTGCGCAACCAGCAGGAAAGCCAGCAGTCCCAGGCGATCTACCAGGCGCTCGGGCAGCAGATCCTGGATATCGCCGAACGCGCCGCCAAGGCCGGGAGTGTCGCCGATGTCGAGACCAGGATGGTGAGCGGCGATCCCACGGATCAGATCATCAAGGCTGCCGCGGAAACCGGGGCCGACCTCGTCGTAATGGGCAGTCGCGGCCTCGGCGATCTCAAGGGGCTGCTCCTCGGAAGCGTGTCGCACAAGGTCGCAAGTCTTGCAGCCTGTACCTGCATCACCGTGAAGTAG
- a CDS encoding MgtC/SapB family protein, with translation MDLSYVELELFQGLGVALALGILIGIERGWHERALREGSRVAGIRTFGIVGLLGGVWALLAEMVGEIVLGFAFMAFAGVMILARLQVARETKDYGSTTVVAAMLTFVLGALSARGQMQLAVAAAVLTALLLGIKPILHDWIARITFEELLAVLKLLVMTAVLLPVLPNRGFGPWQALNPQEMWLMVILIASISFLGYVGVRLIGESRGLLLTALAGGLVSSTAVAISYARIARGNPDRSAILAAGIALAAATMFPRTLAVAVVIEPQLLALLAWPLGLASVGGFLAVAVLWLRQRESVGAAGLRLNNPFEFAMALKFGLLLSAIMLLVRAAEAWAGEGGILALALLSGVADVDAINLSLSRLSGQTIALSTAAFGIVLACLSNTLVKAGIAIVSGGRALALPVALALGGSLVAGAVGLAVVWPTAGQPVM, from the coding sequence ATGGATTTGAGCTATGTGGAGCTCGAGCTTTTCCAGGGCCTGGGTGTGGCCCTGGCTCTCGGCATTCTGATCGGGATCGAGCGCGGCTGGCACGAGCGCGCGCTGCGCGAAGGCAGCCGGGTAGCCGGCATTCGGACCTTCGGGATCGTCGGCCTGCTGGGTGGCGTCTGGGCCCTGCTGGCCGAGATGGTCGGCGAAATCGTCCTCGGCTTCGCCTTCATGGCCTTCGCCGGAGTGATGATCCTGGCCCGCCTCCAGGTCGCGCGCGAGACCAAGGACTACGGCTCCACCACCGTCGTGGCGGCCATGTTGACCTTTGTGCTCGGGGCGCTTTCGGCCCGCGGCCAGATGCAGCTCGCGGTGGCGGCCGCGGTGCTGACCGCCTTGCTCCTCGGCATCAAGCCGATCCTGCACGACTGGATCGCCAGGATCACCTTCGAAGAACTGCTCGCCGTGCTCAAGCTGCTGGTCATGACCGCGGTCCTTCTGCCGGTGCTGCCCAACCGCGGCTTTGGGCCGTGGCAAGCCCTGAACCCGCAGGAGATGTGGCTGATGGTGATCCTGATCGCCAGCATCTCCTTCCTCGGCTACGTCGGTGTCCGGCTGATTGGCGAGTCGCGCGGCCTCCTGCTGACGGCCCTGGCCGGCGGCTTGGTGTCCTCGACCGCGGTCGCCATCAGCTACGCGCGCATCGCCCGCGGCAACCCCGATCGCAGTGCGATTCTGGCGGCCGGGATCGCCCTGGCGGCGGCGACCATGTTCCCGCGCACCCTCGCCGTGGCGGTGGTGATCGAGCCCCAGCTCCTGGCATTGCTCGCCTGGCCCCTCGGCTTGGCTTCGGTCGGCGGTTTCCTCGCCGTCGCCGTGCTCTGGCTGCGCCAGCGCGAGTCCGTCGGCGCCGCGGGGCTGCGGCTCAACAATCCCTTCGAGTTCGCCATGGCGCTCAAGTTCGGGCTGCTGTTGAGCGCCATCATGCTGCTGGTCCGGGCGGCCGAGGCCTGGGCGGGAGAGGGCGGGATCCTGGCCCTGGCGCTCTTGTCGGGGGTCGCCGACGTCGATGCCATCAACCTCTCCCTGTCGCGGCTTTCCGGACAGACCATCGCCCTGTCGACGGCCGCCTTCGGCATTGTCCTGGCCTGCCTTTCCAACACCCTGGTCAAGGCCGGGATCGCGATCGTCTCCGGCGGCCGTGCCCTGGCCCTGCCGGTCGCGCTGGCGCTGGGCGGCAGCCTCGTGGCCGGTGCGGTCGGCCTGGCCGTGGTCTGGCCGACAGCCGGCCAGCCGGTAATGTAA